Proteins encoded together in one Oryzias latipes chromosome 11, ASM223467v1 window:
- the LOC101163670 gene encoding voltage-dependent calcium channel gamma-6 subunit — MWSTFIVSDEEGRMVAPGAAGTAGGLAGGGPASGAGGLTSLMGGRSTFGGKRRRTTSMGHGMSEAQEGKIKLAFFVAIVGVVLTVLGVGTEFWVELAPSKSFYNNQSCLTAHLGLWKGCTKTLWVADIDPERESCGPAELPGESNCTYFKFFTTGENAVMFQKTTQRNLNVAAAMLSLFSLFLMVMGTICIGMALSKEILFFLKPASICFILSGVLVLLAIVVFHQSILAFLASDHTVPLHHELSWSVSCIGCAGAILIVGGVFFLLLALPCSPWQRCFPHKDSGS; from the exons ATGTGGTCAACCTTTATTGTGAGTGATGAAGAAGGCCGAATGGTGGCCCCGGGGGCGGCGGGGACAGCTGGAGGGTTAGCAGGAGGAGGACCGGCGTCGGGTGCAGGAGGTTTGACCAGCTTGATGGGGGGTCGCAGCACTTTTGGTGGAAAGCGCCGCAGGACAACGTCTATGGGACATGGCATGAGTGAGGCTCAGGAGGGAAAG ATCAAGTTGGCGTTCTTCGTGGCCATTGTGGGCGTCGTCCTAACTGTTCTTGGTGTCGGGACAGAGTTCTGGGTGGAGCTGGCACCCTCAAAGAGTTTCTACAACAATCAG TCCTGTTTAACTGCTCACTTGGGCCTGTGGAAGGGCTGCACCAAGACCCTGTGGGTAGCTGACATTGACCCAGAACGAGAGAGCTGCGGACCCGCTGAGCTGCCGGGAG aaTCAAACTGCACCTACTTTAAGTTTTTCACCACAGGAGAGAACGCTGTGATGTTTCAGAAGACAACACAGAGGA ATCTAAATGTAGCGGCAGCAATGCTGTCCCTGTTCAGTCTGTTCCTGATGGTGATGGGGACCATATGCATCGGCATGGCTCTCAGTAAGGAGATCCTGTTCTTCCTTAAGCCCGCGTCTATCTGCTTTATTCTGTCAG GGGTTCTGGTGCTCCTGGCCATTGTCGTCTTCCACCAGTCCATCCTGGCGTTCCTGGCCAGTGATCACACCGTTCCTCTTCACCACGAGCTGTCCTGGTCCGTGTCATGTATCGGCTGTGCTGGAGCCATTCTCATTGTGGGCGGCGTTTTCTTCCTGCTGCTGGCTTTGCCCTGCAGCCCCTGGCAGAGGTGTTTCCCACACAAGGACAGTGGCAGCTAG